ACAATGATTTGTTTTTATAACTGATTCCAAATGATAATTGTTTGCTTGTTATTACAGGGATTTCATCGTCATCAGACAATTGCCAACGCCTTTTTTCAATTCCTAAAAAATCATTTTGAAAGTTGATAATTTGTGAAACATTTTGATGTTTAAACTCTCCTAATACTTCTGTAGTAATCTTAGATGATATTTTCTTATGTACACTAATTCGAGGCTCAATAATGGTTTTATTAAACTTTTCAATATAGTTGAATCTAATCCCGGGTTTTATGATAAAATCATTTTCTAGGTTTTGGAACTGGATTTGAGCAAAAAGAGCATGTTCTCTAATTACGTCAGAACGTAGCCTAAGGAATCTGGGATTATCAACATCATTTAAATTAGTCACTTTAGATTCTGTGAAATTATACCCCAAATTATACTTCCAGTTATATTTATGATAACTTGCTTGTAACTTAGCCCCAGATTCAGACACAATGTTTTCCTGTAAAAAACGTTGATTGTCAAAAATATTTACATTAATAGCTTGCAGTTTGTAATCAGTTTCATACAGATTTAACTGTGTAGAAAAATCATCTGTCCAGTTTCTTTTATAACTAATTCCTCCTGCGATAGTATTTTGAGATAAACTACTTTGTTTCGTCTCTACATTCGTGTTTATTGTAGCGGTTTCATCAAAAGTTAAGTCGTTATTAATAGTGATGAAATTAATGCGAATTTCATCTTTTTTACTAGGCTTGTATAGCCAACGAAGTGAAGTGTCGTAAAATTTAAACTCTTGATTAGAGTTCGTCACATTGATACTGTTGTTTTGTACTTCTGTATTCTGTGTAACACGTTCAAAATACTCTTCATAAGTAGGTGTTCTTACCCATTCATCAATTGATCTTCTTGCTGCAATTTGTAAGGATGATTTTTTCCCTAAAGGGAGATCCAAAAACGCGTTGGCATTGATAAAATTTAAACTAGCACTTCCTTTCAACTCTTTTTGAATCTTATCATCAGTTTTCATGTGGATTGTTCCTGAAACTCCATTAGAAAAAGAAGCATCTGTTCCGTTAGTGATAACAATTGCTTTTTGTGTAATTTGTGGATTAAAACTAGAAATAAGTCCAAAGAAATGACCAGATTGATACATTTTAATATCATCCCAAAGAATAAGGTTTTGATCGTGAGATCCACCTCTTATATTAATATTAGAAACTGTTTCATCTGCACTTTGTATACCAGGTAATGCCTGTATCGAGTGAAGTACATCTGTTTCAATTAAACCTGGAAGTAATGAAAATTCAGAAAAGTTAATAGCAATACTTCCGTCAGCCACCTTATCTATTCCTTTTACCAAATATCCAGTTAGTGAAACATGACTTAGTTTTTCTTCCTGTTCTTGTAGGTAAATAGTTTTACATTCATTTTTTGAAAAAGATGCCAACGTAAGTGTAACGGGTTGATGTCCTAAAAATCGAATGGTTATTTTCTCAGATGGAAAACGAACTTTGGTTTCAAAATACCCTTGTTGATTGCTAACCGTATTGCTAAAGTTTGTATGAATGGTAGCTCCTTCTAAAATTGACTGATCCACAAAGCTTTTTAAAAATCCACAAACCTTATATACTTTAGAAATACTATAATGATTTGCATCTATTTTTGTGAAAATTAGCGAGGTTTGAGACTCAATGTTTTTAAATTTATGAACTAAAGAGGTTTCTTTCGAAATTGGGCGTATGCTGATATTTTCAATTAAATCACTGTTGTAATTAAACCGAATAGTATGTTGGTTAGAGATCTCTTCGAGTATGTTTTTTAAGGGTAGTTTACTTTGCGCAGTAAGTATGAAATTGCTTAAAAAAAATATCCAAAAAGTAATGTAATTCCTTTTAGTTTGGGTCATCAGAAATAATAATTTCTGTTTTATTCTTAATATTATACGTTAGATTAAAGGGATGAGTGATTGCTTTAATTGCACTTTCTAAGTTAGTGTGTGTAAATGCCCCTGTAAAATAAATCTCTTTGTTTTGTATGTTAGAAATCACAGTAACCTTATACTGTTTCTCTAATTCTGTTATAACGTCTTTTAACAATACACGCTCAAAAATACTTTGGTTATGTAACCATTGCGGTGTAGCAATAACAATGTTTCTTTTTTCTTCTGAGGTATTTGTTAAAACGAATTCAGAACCAGCAGGGAGTTTTACTGTTTTTTCATTATAACGTACTTCTACCAAACCTTCATAACAAGAAACCCTGAAAAGACCATCTCTAGAAACAACGTTAAATTCGGTACCTAAAACACTAACAGTTCCGTAAGAAGTATTTACATCAAAACGACTTCCTTTTTCTACATCAAAAAAGGCTTCACCCTTTAGGTCAAGATTTCTATTTTCTTCCCAGTTTTTTGATTGGTATTCTAATTTAGAAAGTTCATTTAACTGAACAACAGAATGATCTGGAAGTGTTATGGTTTTACTTTCGGAATATTGCGTGTCAAATTCTTTTATTGAAGGATTGTTCACAAAATAGAATAGTGAAAAACCAATAATTAGAGCTGCCGCAATTCTTGGAATTATTTTCTTCCAATTGGTGTTGTTTTTAGCAGATAAACGATTCTCTAAAGTTTCAAATGAAGTAACTTGAGCGTGTTTTTTAGCATTAAACCGTTGTCCTTCTTCAATAATTTCATTAAAAAAAGGAGCATCCTCTAAAGCATCAAAAGCAACTTGCTCATCAGGCGTTAGTTCATTTTTTAACCATTTTTCTATTAACTCATTTTTCTCCATTATTCCTCTTTATATATATAAAACAACTTGCTTACTTATTGTCCCATTATTTTTTATTCAATTCTTCTAATTGCTCTTTTAGCTTTTTAAAAGCTGCATAAATTTTATGCTCAGCAACTTTTTTAGTGATTCCCATAACTTCAGCAACTTCTTTGTGGGTTTTTCCATCAATTTTACTCAGCATAAAAGCAACACGTTCTTCTTCTTTTAAACTAGCTAAAGCTTTTTCATATCGTTGTAAAAACTCTTTTTTTCGCAGAACAAATTCAGGAGACTCATTGGTATAGTCGTTTGGTTTTACTTCCTGATATTTGAGAACTACCTTTTGATGTTTCACTGCATTTAACATTAAATTATTAGCAACAGTATATAGAAATGATTTTGCTTTTTCTGGAGTTACTTTAGCACAGTTTTCCCAAAGTTTAATAAAAGCATCTTGTGCTTTGTCACTTGGGTTTAACATATCACCATACTTATAATATAAAAAGTTACTAAGCCCTTGCGCATATTTTTCATAAATCGCGGCGAAGTGCTTTTTGTCACATATATTTTCAAATAAAGACTTTGACAAACTTAAGGAGGGTTTAAAAACTTTAGAAAGATAGAAATTTTTTTGGGACATTTAAAAATGAAGTTGTTTTAGAATAAAGACGAATTAAAAAACAGATTTATGAGAACTTTAAAATCCACCTTGTTATTACTAAGTACAATTCTGATTCTTTTTTCATGTAGAACAGAAGAACTTAAAATTATAGATCCACCTGTACAAAAAGCTCTTGTAGAAGACTCGCCTGTTGTGAAATTAATGAACAGAGCAGTTTTAAGAGATGGATCAAAAGATAATATTATAGATAAAGCTAGTTGCTTAAGTATTAAATTACCAGTTACGGTAGTGGTTAATTCTAAGGAAATTACTATTGATAGTGAAGACGGTTATGAAGAAATAGAAGCTATTTTTGATTTATTTGATGATGATGTAGATACTTTAGAAATTAAATATCCGATAGAAGTTATTTTAAGTGATCACACTATAGTTACCGTAAATTCAGACGATGAATTGGAAAACTTAACTAAAGACTGTAAGGGAGAAAATGAAGAAGATGACGATATCGAATGTTTAGATTTTGAATATCCTTTTACGGCCTCTGTGTTTAATGAAAACAATGATTTAATCTTAACCATAACCCTTGAAGATGATGAGCAGTTGTATGAATTATTACATGATTTGAAAAAATATGCTGCCGTTACAATCAATTTTCCTATCAACGTTAAATTATCGAGCGGAACCGTTCTTACAATTAACAGTTTAGAAGAGTTGGAAGAAGCTATTAGTAGCGCAGTTAATAGTTGCGATGAAGATGATGATAATGACTATGAAGATGATGATTGCGATGATTGTACCACCGATATCCTTAAAGAATTTTTTGAAAAGTGTGATGAGTGGAAAGTAGATAAGTTAAAAGTTAACGACGTAGATTATACAGATGATTATGAAAAGGCTACTTTTTACTTTAGAGAAGATGGGTCTATTAAAGTAACTAAAAATGGAAACATATATGAAGGAGAATGGGAAGCATCAGGAGACGCAAATGATATTATGATT
The sequence above is a segment of the Tenacibaculum sp. 190130A14a genome. Coding sequences within it:
- a CDS encoding TonB-dependent receptor produces the protein MDQSILEGATIHTNFSNTVSNQQGYFETKVRFPSEKITIRFLGHQPVTLTLASFSKNECKTIYLQEQEEKLSHVSLTGYLVKGIDKVADGSIAINFSEFSLLPGLIETDVLHSIQALPGIQSADETVSNINIRGGSHDQNLILWDDIKMYQSGHFFGLISSFNPQITQKAIVITNGTDASFSNGVSGTIHMKTDDKIQKELKGSASLNFINANAFLDLPLGKKSSLQIAARRSIDEWVRTPTYEEYFERVTQNTEVQNNSINVTNSNQEFKFYDTSLRWLYKPSKKDEIRINFITINNDLTFDETATINTNVETKQSSLSQNTIAGGISYKRNWTDDFSTQLNLYETDYKLQAINVNIFDNQRFLQENIVSESGAKLQASYHKYNWKYNLGYNFTESKVTNLNDVDNPRFLRLRSDVIREHALFAQIQFQNLENDFIIKPGIRFNYIEKFNKTIIEPRISVHKKISSKITTEVLGEFKHQNVSQIINFQNDFLGIEKRRWQLSDDDEIPVITSKQLSFGISYKNKSLLLDAKGYYKTVNGITTQSQSFTTKYEFEKAKGSYNVWGAEFLARKKLKNLNTWLSYSFLKNKYTFKNLEDRNFPSNFDFTHSITLGNTYTYKAFKISAGINYQTGKPTSQPVENQEIVNNSINFGNANNSRLSNYFRMDASATYRYKISEEVGADFGVAVWNVTGSENAINNYYRINQSANEVDKFTRLSLGLTTNVLVRFYFN
- a CDS encoding FecR family protein, which gives rise to MEKNELIEKWLKNELTPDEQVAFDALEDAPFFNEIIEEGQRFNAKKHAQVTSFETLENRLSAKNNTNWKKIIPRIAAALIIGFSLFYFVNNPSIKEFDTQYSESKTITLPDHSVVQLNELSKLEYQSKNWEENRNLDLKGEAFFDVEKGSRFDVNTSYGTVSVLGTEFNVVSRDGLFRVSCYEGLVEVRYNEKTVKLPAGSEFVLTNTSEEKRNIVIATPQWLHNQSIFERVLLKDVITELEKQYKVTVISNIQNKEIYFTGAFTHTNLESAIKAITHPFNLTYNIKNKTEIIISDDPN
- a CDS encoding RNA polymerase sigma factor; the protein is MSKSLFENICDKKHFAAIYEKYAQGLSNFLYYKYGDMLNPSDKAQDAFIKLWENCAKVTPEKAKSFLYTVANNLMLNAVKHQKVVLKYQEVKPNDYTNESPEFVLRKKEFLQRYEKALASLKEEERVAFMLSKIDGKTHKEVAEVMGITKKVAEHKIYAAFKKLKEQLEELNKK